One Gadus morhua chromosome 13, gadMor3.0, whole genome shotgun sequence genomic window carries:
- the agtrap gene encoding type-1 angiotensin II receptor-associated protein gives MEIPAINLKAIILVHWLLTLWGCMNGLPDSFAWGNFSVLAVGLWAVGQRDSVDAVLMLLIGLSLTILTDIVHFGVYYPLMESLTNSSDAFRFSASMAILSLLLKPVSCFFVYQMYRERGGDYNLHFDLETSGESRCTTDSADTTYFGRQY, from the exons ATGGAAATTCCCGCGATCAATCTTAAg GCCATAATACTGGTCCACTGGCTGCTGACGTTATG GGGCTGTATGAACGGGCTGCCCGACTCCTTCGCCTGGGGGAACTTCAGTGTGCTGGCCGTGGGCCTCTGGGCGGTGGGCCAACGGGACTCTGTGGACGCGGTGCTGATG CTGCTCATCGGCCTCAGCCTGACCATCCTGACGGACATCGTCCACTTCGGGGTGTACTACCCGCTGATGGAGTCCCTGACCAACAGCAGCGACGCCTTCCGCTTCAGCGCCAGCATGGCcatcctcagcctgctcctgaAGCCCGTCTCCTGCTTCTTCGTGTACCAGATGTACCGCGAGCGCGGCGGAGACTACAACCTCCACTTCG ACCTGGAGACGTCGGGGGAGAGCCGTTGTACCACAGACAGCGCTGACACCACCTATTTTGGCCGGCAGTACTga